Part of the Bryobacteraceae bacterium genome is shown below.
GCGCCGTGCAAAAACGACCCGTGCTGCACTACCATGGAAGATACCCTCGATGTCGCGCCCGCGCGCCGAGGTGCACGTCAACTCGCGGAAGGAGCAACGCAGACCATGTGGAACCGGCGAAGAGAAGAAGAACCAGCCCCGAAGATTACGCCCCAGCCGCCCACCAACGCCGCTCTCGCACGCGAAGGGATCCCGTTGAACACGCTCCCGCCGCGGCCGGACCACGATCAAGGCCGTTCGGCATCGATCGGGAAATCGTGCATCATCAAGGGTCAGCTCTTCAGCCGTGAGGATCTGTATATCGACGGCGAGATCGAAGGGTCTGTAGAAATGCAGGAGCACCGGCTCACGGTCGGCCCCAATGGCAAGGTCATGGCCGGCATCAAGGCTCGTGAGATCGTCGTGCTGGGAACCATTCACGGTAACGTGGAGGCGGGCGAGAAGATCGAGATCCG
Proteins encoded:
- a CDS encoding polymer-forming cytoskeletal protein, encoding MWNRRREEEPAPKITPQPPTNAALAREGIPLNTLPPRPDHDQGRSASIGKSCIIKGQLFSREDLYIDGEIEGSVEMQEHRLTVGPNGKVMAGIKAREIVVLGTIHGNVEAGEKIEIRKDAKLVGDIKTVRIVIEDGAYFKGSIDIVRTETVRAQAAPKQAAMAAAANQAPAQPAAAAPHKA